The genomic interval GTGGAGCACGCTGATCTCATGCCCGGGGAGCGGGTGCTGGACCTTGGGTGCGGAACCGGGCTTGACGCCATGCTGGCGGCGGTGGCGGTGGGGCCTGAGGGCTCCGTGGTGGGGCTTGACATGACGCCCCAGATGATAGAAAGGGCCCGATCCAACCGCATTGCCTGGGGGCTTGACAACGTGGAGTTCCTCCTGGGGGAGATGGAGCGCATACCCCTGCCGGACCTATCGGTTGACGTGGTCATCTCCAACTGCGTGATCAACCTTTCCCCTTCGAAGGAGGCGGTTTTTGCCGAGTCCTTCCGGGTCCTCAAGGAAGGTGGCCGTTTCGTGGCCGCCGACGTGGTGGCCCTGCGGCCGGTCCTCCCTGGGCTTAAGCGGAACTTTGAGGCCTTCAGCGGATGCCTTGCGGGGGCCCTTTCGCCGGAGGAGTTCCGCTCGATGCTGCTTGACGCGGGGTTTTCCTCCGTGGAGGTGAAGATCCTAAAGACCTACCGCTTCTTAGGGGAAGAGGCCCAACGGCTCTTTGGGGCCGAGGCGGAAGGGCTGGACCGGGCCTTCGGAAGCGCGGTGGTGTGGGCTCGGAAGGGGGAGGCCCGTTGAGCGCTGGGCTTCCTTCCAATAGGTTTTTGCCCCCCTTGGGTGATGTGCTGTTCTCCATGTTAAAGGATTCCGCCGTGGAGGCGGGGGAGCTCTTAATGCTCTTAAGGTCCCGCGATCTCACCGACCGGGGGCTCGAGGGCCACCTTGAGCATATGATAGCGGCGCTTAGGGGAGGGCGGCTCATAGGCGCCGTGGGGGCAGTTCCCTTTAGCTCCTGGGGCATGATAAGGTCCCTGTGCGTCCTTCCGGATTTTGAAGGCCTTGGGATTGGCGGAGAGCTGCTTGGGCTTGCGGAGGAGCGGCTGCGTGAACAGGGGGCGTCTTCTGCGTGGCTTATGACCAGCGGGGCGGAGGGGTATTTCATCTTAAGGGGATATGAACGGGCCTTACAGGTTCCAAGCCACGTGGCCCACGCCATGGAGGTCTTGGGCT from Thermanaerothrix sp. carries:
- the arsM gene encoding arsenite methyltransferase: MTFSDFSSHGADEIREKVRKRYAENLVSRSCCCGCGCGGLEAITEGNYGEEHMSAVPRGAEHVSFGCGNPVEHADLMPGERVLDLGCGTGLDAMLAAVAVGPEGSVVGLDMTPQMIERARSNRIAWGLDNVEFLLGEMERIPLPDLSVDVVISNCVINLSPSKEAVFAESFRVLKEGGRFVAADVVALRPVLPGLKRNFEAFSGCLAGALSPEEFRSMLLDAGFSSVEVKILKTYRFLGEEAQRLFGAEAEGLDRAFGSAVVWARKGEAR
- a CDS encoding GNAT family N-acetyltransferase, giving the protein MSAGLPSNRFLPPLGDVLFSMLKDSAVEAGELLMLLRSRDLTDRGLEGHLEHMIAALRGGRLIGAVGAVPFSSWGMIRSLCVLPDFEGLGIGGELLGLAEERLREQGASSAWLMTSGAEGYFILRGYERALQVPSHVAHAMEVLGCPSCAATMFKDLSL